The Zalophus californianus isolate mZalCal1 chromosome 8, mZalCal1.pri.v2, whole genome shotgun sequence genome has a segment encoding these proteins:
- the LOC113936967 gene encoding eukaryotic translation initiation factor 3 subunit A-like — MLKMAMKIKARAAESEKKTAAAAAEVAAEAAAAAAALAEPREPLAPRKSGDAEKTPKTAREAPPEKFLTEKERRKMEKKLLEQRRKEEKKKEKERKKLEKMQKKKKKAPEAREEARGPEAAAAAAAAADEGAAEGAGGGGEGAGGGGTSRAWAAWDTDSGDEDDAYYTAPRVGGVVWRPGPLKAGALSAHLPLVVFLVFSVRSPSWVLNFLLQKRTEQGRGCGFVFGATCCFRVFLGCAFFSYLGGRAKRRGRGRSGASGAFGSGHGARRRGRDERLI, encoded by the coding sequence ATGCTGAAGATGGCCATGAAGATCAAAGCCCGAGCGGCGGAGAGCGAGAAGAAGACGGCGGCGGCTGCGGCCGAGGTGGCTGCCGAAGCTGCGGCGGCGGCTGCAGCGCTGGCCGAGCCGAGAGAGCCGCTCGCGCCACGGAAGAGCGGGGACGCCGAGAAGACCCCGAAGACGGCGCGGGAGGCGCCCCCCGAGAAGTTCCTGACCGAAAAGGAGCggaggaagatggagaagaagctgctggagcagagaagaaaagaggagaagaagaaggagaaggagaggaagaagttggagaagatgcagaagaagaagaagaaggcgcCCGAAGCCCGGGAGGAGGCCCGAGGCCCGGaggccgccgccgctgccgccgccgccgccgacgAGGGCGCCGCGGAGGGCGCCGGCGGGGGCGGCGAGGGCGCCGGCGGCGGGGGCACGAGTAGGGCCTGGGCCGCGTGGGACACGGACTCGGGCGACGAGGACGACGCCTACTACACGGCGCCGCGCGTGGGGGGCGTCGTGTGGCGGCCCGGGCCGCTGAAGGCTGGCGCGCTGAGCGCCCACCTGCCGCTCGTGGTCTTCCTGGTCTTCTCGGTCCGCAGCCCCTCGTGGGTGCTCAACTTCCTGCTGCAGAAGCGCACGGAGCAGGGCCGCGGCTGCGGCTTCGTGTTCGGGGCGACCTGCTGCTTCCGAGTGTTCCTGGGCTGCGCCTTCTTCTCCTACTTGGGCGGCCGCGCCAAGCGCAGAGGCCGCGGGCGCTCCGGGGCCAGCggtgccttcggctcgggccatgGCGCCCGGCGCCGGGGGCGCGACGAGCGGCTCATCTAG